TATAGATAGATTTTTAGTTACAGCTGAAGCTTATGGAATTGAAGCAGTATTAGTTTTTAATAAGATTGACACTTATGATGAGGAAATGAAAGATGAACAATTGTTTCTTCAATATATTTACTCCAAAATTGGTTATAAATGTTTAAAAGTTTCTGCTAAAAACCATACTGGAATTGAAAACTTAAAGGAAGAAATGATTGGAAAAGTTTCAATGTTTTCTGGTCATTCAGGTGTTGGAAAATCTACTTTGGTTAATGCATTAGAACCTAATTTAAATCTAAAAACCAAAGATATTTCAGAGCAAAGTAAGCAAGGCCAACATACTACAACTTTTGCTGAAATGTATGATTTGTCATTTAATGCAAAAATAATCGACACACCAGGAATTAAAGGATTTGGAATTGTTGATATGGAACCAACAGAAATCAGCGATTATTTTCCTGAGTTTTTTTCTTTGAAAGAAGAATGTAAATTTAATAATTGCCTTCATAAAGAAGAACCTCATTGCGCTGTTAAAAAAGCATTAGAAGAAAATAAAATTGCTTGGTCACGTTACAATAGTTATCTTAAAATATTAGAAGGCGATGATGATAATTATCGTCAAGACGTTTACAATGATGATAGAATTGCTAGCGATAAAACTAGAGAATCTTAAACTATGAAAGCAGTAATCCAAAGAGTTTCTCAGGCTTCGGTTACAATAGATAATCATGTTGTAGCTGATATTCAAAAAGGACTTTTAATTTTGATTGGATTTGAGGAATTAGATAATCAAGAAGATATCAGTTGGTTATCGTTAAAAATTGCTAACCTTAGAGTTTTTGCAGATGATAATGATGTTATGAATTTATCGATTAAAGATATTTCAGGTGAAATGATTATAGTTTCTCAGTTTACACTTCATGCATCAACAAAAAAAGGAAATAGACCAAGTTATATAAAGGCTGCGAAACCTGATATTGCCATTCCGTTATATGAAAAATTTATTGCTCAAATGGAAAAGGAAATTGGAAGAAAAGTTCAAACCGGAAAGTTTGGAGCAGACATGAAAGTTGGTCTTGTAAACGATGGACCAGTTACAATTATTATTGACACGAAAAATAAAGAATAAGATTATAAAAGAAATCTAAATTTTTTTATATTTGGTAAAAACTAAATTTAGATGAAATCAAATATTGTTTTTCTATTTGTACTACTTGTTAGTAATATACTTTATTCACAAAAACCAGAGTATAGTGTTTCAAAAATTCCTGATAGTCTTAAAACAAATGCAAATGCTGTTATCCGATTGAGTGATATCAGCGTTACAATTGCTTCACAAAACTCTATGATTATTCAAACTAAGACTGTAACAACAGTTTTAAATGAATTTGGATTAAGAAATTTAGACCTGTCTGATAATTACGATAAAAACAGAAAAATTTTAAAAATTGAAGCAACTGCTTACGATGCTTTTGGAAAAGAATTAAAATCATTTAGAAAGAAAGATTTTAGAGATGTGAGTGTTGCAGACGGAGTTTCAATATTTAATGATAATAGAGCTTTGTATCTTGATTATACACCTGTTTCT
The window above is part of the Flavobacterium sp. PMTSA4 genome. Proteins encoded here:
- the rsgA gene encoding ribosome small subunit-dependent GTPase A; its protein translation is MTGTVYKSTGSSYSVKTIDNQIYECRIKGKFRMQGIKSTNPIAVGDIVDFQLDETTDETIGQINNIHDRKNYIVRKSVNLSKQTHIIASNIDVVFLLITINNPPTTTSFIDRFLVTAEAYGIEAVLVFNKIDTYDEEMKDEQLFLQYIYSKIGYKCLKVSAKNHTGIENLKEEMIGKVSMFSGHSGVGKSTLVNALEPNLNLKTKDISEQSKQGQHTTTFAEMYDLSFNAKIIDTPGIKGFGIVDMEPTEISDYFPEFFSLKEECKFNNCLHKEEPHCAVKKALEENKIAWSRYNSYLKILEGDDDNYRQDVYNDDRIASDKTRES
- the dtd gene encoding D-aminoacyl-tRNA deacylase, encoding MKAVIQRVSQASVTIDNHVVADIQKGLLILIGFEELDNQEDISWLSLKIANLRVFADDNDVMNLSIKDISGEMIIVSQFTLHASTKKGNRPSYIKAAKPDIAIPLYEKFIAQMEKEIGRKVQTGKFGADMKVGLVNDGPVTIIIDTKNKE